Below is a genomic region from Tepidamorphus gemmatus.
TCTGCTGGGCTTCAACGTCGAGGGCATGAACCGCGACGTGAGGAACGGCATCCGGGCGATCATCAATTCGACGATCGTCTCGTATGAACGGCTGCCGATGCTGGAGATCGTCTTCGACCGCCTCGTGCGGCTGCTGACGACCAGCCTGCGCAACTTCACCTCGGACAATGTCGAGGTGGCGCTCGAGGGGTTGTCCTCGGTCCGGTTCGGCGACTATCTCAACTCCATTCCGTTGCCGGCGATCCTCGCCGTGTTCAAGGCCGAGGAATGGGACAATTACGGCCTGGTGACGGTCGGCTCCAATCTGATCTACTCGATGGTGGACGTGCTGCTCGGCGGCGGCCGCGGCTCGATGCGCCTCAGGATCGAGGGGCGGCCCTACACGACCATCGAGATGAACCTGATCCGCAGGATGATCGAGGTGGTGCTGGGCGACGCCGATCTGGCGTTTGCGCCGCTGTCGCCGGTGCACTTCAACGTCGAGCGGCTCGAGACCAATCCGCGCTTTGCGGCGATCGCCAGACCTGCCAACGCGGCGATCCTGGTGAAGCTGCGGATCGACATGGAGGATCGCGGCGGCAACATCGAGATCCTGCTGCCCTATGCGACGATCGAACCGATCCGCGAGCTTCTGCTGCAGATGTTCATGGGCGAGAAGTTCGGTCGCGATCCGATCTGGGAGGGGCATCTGGCCAGCGAGCTGTGGTCGGCCACGGTCGAGCTCGATGCGGTGCTTTTCGAGCAGGAAATGCCACTCCGCAAGGTGATGGACTTCAAGGTCGGGGACACCCTGGCGCTCGACCGCCGGACGAGCGATCCGATCATCCTCAGATGCGGTGAGACGGTACTGACGGAAGGAAAGGCGGGGCGGGTCGGCGACAAGGTTGCGGTCCGGATCACCAGCCGGCTGCGCCGGCCGAAGATGACCTATGCAGCGTTCGAGAAGGCCGACAGAATGGCCGTGGAGGGCACGTGAGCGGTTCATATCTGGGATTGATGATCGAGGGGCTCGTCGCCATCCTGCTCGTCGTGACAATCAGCTACTGCGTCGTGTTGAACCGGCGGCTGAAGCGACTGCGTACCGACGAGGCCTCGCTCCGGGCGACGATCATCGAGCTGGTCCACGCCACCGAGATCGCCGAGAAGACGATTGCCGGATTCCGCGAGACGGCGGCGGAGTGCGACCGGAATCTCGCCAGCAAGCTGCGCCAGGCGGACCGCTTCAGCCGATCGATCGAGAAGCAGGTGGAGCTGGGCGGCAAGGTGCTCAACCGGCTGTCGCGGATCAGCGAGCTCGCCCGGACCCATGGGCTGGTCGAGCGCGCCGAAGCATCCGCGGTACCGGCACGAGCGACCGATCCTGCCGACCAGCGGCAGGACGCCGTGGCGCAGGCCGCCGGCCGGGCCGCTGCTGCGGTCGGCGAGGCGGTCAGGGGGCAGGCCGGTGAGGTCCGCACGATATCGCATCCCGATCAGTTGCGGCAGCGGGTTGGGATGGTGGCCGACCGCGGTGGCAGGGCGGCATGAAGGACATCCGTCTCCTGCCGATCGTCACGGTTGCGGTCGCGGCGTTGCTGATGCTGAAGGGAGTCGGGTTGCTGCTTGGCAGTGCGGGCGTGATGTCCGGGATCGCGCCGGCCGCGGCGCAGCAGGACGCCCCGCAGACGCCGCCGGGCGACACTGCGGCGGCATCGTCGGCCGAAGCCGGGCAGACCGAAGCCGGTTCAACTCCGGTCGAGCTCGAGAAGTCGATGCTGGAGAAGATGTTCGGCGGCGACAGCCGGTCACGCGAGGCCGTCTACGAGAGCCTCGGCGAGCGCCGCGAAGAACTCGAGGCCTGGGCGCGTGAGCTGGACCTGCGCGAAGGGCTGCTGAAGGCGGCCGAGCAGCGGGTCGAGCAACGGATTGCCGAGCTGAAGGCGCTGGAAGCGCGGGTGACGCGCGCCGACGAGGAGCGCCGGGCCGAGGACGAGAGGCGGATCAAGGCACTTGTCGCGATGTATGCCGAGATGAAGCCCAAGGATGCCGCGCGCATCTTCAACGGCCTCGAGCTGCCGATCCTCGTGCAGGTGGCAAGCCTGATGAATCCGCGGCAGCTGTCCGGAGTTGTCGCCGCGATGGACCCGGTGGCCGCCCAGCGGCTGACGATCGAATTGTCGCGCCAGTCGCCGGATCCGATCGCGGCTCCTCAGGAGGGCGGCGAGCTTCCACAGATCGTCGGCTCGCGGCCGGCCGAATAGCGCCGTCGCTTAAGCCGGCATTTACCCCGACCTTCCTATTGTCTCCCGGGAGCAGGATGCGGCCCGTGTCGAACCGCCGTTCGGCGGCGGCGTTGCGGAGACGACATGGCGGAAGGATATCGCGAGGATGTTGGGCACCGGCGCCCGATTCTGCTCCGATGCCGCGTGTCCTGGCTGCCGGTCATGCTGCTCATGGCGCTCGTCTGGCTGTCGCTCGCGGCCACGGCACGGGCACAGGCACCCGCCCTTCTCGAGGTGGATTCGAGCCGCGGCTTCGCCCGCTTGGTGTTGGTGTTCGAGGACCGGCTTCCGCAGTACCAGCTCAACAGCTCGACGGGGGTCTTGGTCGTCAGCTTCCAGGAACCCGTTGCCCCGGACGTCTCGCGTCTGCCGCAACGCCTTCCCCAGTTCGTCTCGGCCGCTCGTACCGATCCCGATCGACGGGCGCTGCGGCTCGCCTTTGCGAGGCACGTGTCCGTCAATGCGATGGAGGCCGGCGAAAAGCTGTTCATCGACCTCCTGCCAGACAGCTGGGTGGGCGCAGCGCCGGGGCTGCCGCCCGAGGTCGTCGCCGAACTTGCACGCCGCGCGCAGGAGGCCGAAGCGCGGCGGCGCCAGAAGGAGATCCTCGAGCAATACCGCAACTCCAAGCCGGTCGAGCTGCGCATCGCCGGTCTGCCGACCTTCACCCGCTTCGTCTTTGTCTGGGATTCAGTGCCGAACGCCCGCATCGAGCGTTCGGCGACCCGGGTGAGGCTGCAGTTCGACCGGGGCGCGCGGATTGATCTGGCTGGCTACGAGTCGCGGCTGCCTGCCTATGTGTACGGCATCAGCTCCTCGCTGTCGGAGGAGGGGCTGGAGATCGTTTTCGAGGTCGACCCGCAGGCTCCGGTGCGGGGCTTCCGGGAAGATTCGACCTATGTGGTCGACATCACCATGCCGGACGTTGCGGCGGGCACCTTCGGCGGCGCTCTGCAGCCGCTCGAGGAGATCAGGGTGGAGCCCGCGACCGATTCCGGTGCACCGCGGACCGTGCCGGACAGGATCACCGGCAAGCACGATCCTCGCAAGGAGTACGCCGACACCGAGGCCGAGGGATTGCCGGCGCGGTCTGACCAGTCCGGGCCGCCCGCTGTTGCCGCCCAGCTTCCCGAGGTGGCGCCGGACCAGGCGGAGGTGTCACCGTCGGCAACGGCAGACGCCGCCGCGGATGCGGAGCCGGTCGTTCCGGAGGATTTCGACGGGGATGTCGTGCGTGCCGAGGCCCGGCGCTTCGGCACCAGCATCCGATTGGCGTTGCCGTTCAGCGTTCCGACGAACGCTGCGGTGTTCGAGCGGGCGGGCGCGCTGTGGGCGGTATTCGATACAGCGACGATGATCGACGTGCAGCTGCTGCGGGAGAATCTCGTCGGCATTGCCCGGCGGGTGGAGTCCTGGCGGGACGGTCCGGTTTCGGTCCTGCGTCTCGACCTCGCGGCGCCGATGACGAGTTCGGTGGCCACCGAGGAGACGACATGGCTGATCACGCTCGGCGACTCGCTGCTGGAGCCGACCCTGCCGATGGAACTGCACCGGGCGAGCGATGAGACTGGCAATGCCGAGGTCAGGATCGCGTTTGCAGGAGCGTCCGGCCCCTTCCGCCTGCGCGACAGGGACACGGGCGACAGCATTCTGATCGCGACCGGACCTGCCCCGGCGCGAAACCTGGTCAAGCCATTCCAGTTCGTCGAGTTCACGGCGTTGCAGTCGGTTCACGGCGTGGCGATCAGCCCGAAGGTGGACGACCTTGCGCTCGAAATCGACGCCGAGGAAGTGCGCGTCAGGCGCCCGTCGCGGGGACTCGCGCTGTCGGAGTATTCCCGTTCCTACGCGCCGCACGTGGCCGCAGATTCAGACGACGGACGTCCGGGCTTCGTCAATGTGCTCGACGGCGCCCTCGATCCGGGCGCCGTCTACAAGATCCTCTCGAAGGCCCAACGCGAGGCAGCGGCTGCGCCCGAGATCGAACGCACCCGAGCGCGGATGCGGCTGGCGCGGGCGTTGCTGGCGTCGGATCTGGGCGCCGAGGCGATCGGCCAGCTGACGCTGGTCGCACAGGATGATCCGGCGATGCAGCGCGAGCCGTCCTTTCATGCGCTGCGCGGCATCGGGATGGTGATGCTCGGCCGGTCCGACGAAGCCATTCGAGACTTCAATACGTTCGGACTCGGTCAGAGCTCGGACATCGCCCTGTGGAGAGGGTTGGCCGAGGTCGAGCGCGGCAACTGGCAGGCGGCCCACGAGGCGTTCATGGCAGGGAATCCGGCGCTGCCGAGTTATGCCCGCGACCGGCAGCGCCAGTTCCGGATCGGTGCCGTCCGCGCCGCGCTGGGTGTCGGCGATATCGCCACGGCGACGATCCGCCTAGCGGAACTGAGCGCCGGTGCGGAAACCGGTGATCTCGAACTGAACCTTCTGCAGGCGCGTCTGGCCGCGGCGCTGGGGCAGACGGAGATCGCGCTGCAGACGTTTGACGCGGTCGCAGCGGGCGACAGCCGGAAGC
It encodes:
- a CDS encoding MotE family protein, with the protein product MKDIRLLPIVTVAVAALLMLKGVGLLLGSAGVMSGIAPAAAQQDAPQTPPGDTAAASSAEAGQTEAGSTPVELEKSMLEKMFGGDSRSREAVYESLGERREELEAWARELDLREGLLKAAEQRVEQRIAELKALEARVTRADEERRAEDERRIKALVAMYAEMKPKDAARIFNGLELPILVQVASLMNPRQLSGVVAAMDPVAAQRLTIELSRQSPDPIAAPQEGGELPQIVGSRPAE
- the fliM gene encoding flagellar motor switch protein FliM, with translation MAGDDDIDQDALAAEWGVSLDDEEGASGDDAMADKWAAMIDEEEPEAVASAGTERVLNQEEIDSLLGFNVEGMNRDVRNGIRAIINSTIVSYERLPMLEIVFDRLVRLLTTSLRNFTSDNVEVALEGLSSVRFGDYLNSIPLPAILAVFKAEEWDNYGLVTVGSNLIYSMVDVLLGGGRGSMRLRIEGRPYTTIEMNLIRRMIEVVLGDADLAFAPLSPVHFNVERLETNPRFAAIARPANAAILVKLRIDMEDRGGNIEILLPYATIEPIRELLLQMFMGEKFGRDPIWEGHLASELWSATVELDAVLFEQEMPLRKVMDFKVGDTLALDRRTSDPIILRCGETVLTEGKAGRVGDKVAVRITSRLRRPKMTYAAFEKADRMAVEGT
- a CDS encoding DUF6468 domain-containing protein encodes the protein MSGSYLGLMIEGLVAILLVVTISYCVVLNRRLKRLRTDEASLRATIIELVHATEIAEKTIAGFRETAAECDRNLASKLRQADRFSRSIEKQVELGGKVLNRLSRISELARTHGLVERAEASAVPARATDPADQRQDAVAQAAGRAAAAVGEAVRGQAGEVRTISHPDQLRQRVGMVADRGGRAA